The Methanothrix soehngenii GP6 genome has a window encoding:
- a CDS encoding type II toxin-antitoxin system HicA family toxin, which produces MPSRLTAVSRRDLIKRLKSLGFSGPYAGPDHAFMVRGFARIRIPNPHKQEIGISLLVEILREGGISREEWLSTN; this is translated from the coding sequence TTGCCGAGTAGGCTCACTGCAGTATCTCGTCGGGATCTGATCAAACGATTGAAAAGCCTGGGATTCTCTGGGCCGTACGCCGGACCGGATCATGCATTCATGGTCAGAGGATTCGCTCGCATCAGAATTCCCAATCCTCATAAACAAGAAATAGGCATAAGCTTGCTTGTTGAGATACTTCGAGAAGGTGGGATTTCCCGCGAGGAGTGGCTATCGACTAATTGA
- a CDS encoding glutamate-cysteine ligase family protein: MPLQFGRVSRAAMHRAQPAQSHLGTEHEYSINDSIFRPLAISDRIIERINGRVEHEVAFGGIRVSKELQKHVLELIPASPGNLGRLEENLFSGLQELFRATKNEYQFLGLGMHPLLTLDQTTYWDHDEQDYYQAYDRLFGIKQHGWLNIQALQINIPYRDEQELVGMFNKIRSLMPYLVAVTASSPFVEGQVNSYMDSRLVYYRRNQSQIPQICRNVIPERLEGIRDYVEINRNIYRELKKQHAQILCHEWVNSRGEIVRFTRRCLEIKAIDEQECLHSDMAICAFIMALLRTDLELEDSESHLLAMLEDGMRRGVAAMRPELERLYALAVRNATREEQRYLPLIEKRIEQGSLAEIMVQRQKEEKEILPMLSQLAWCLKENIPYSAEPGRCG; this comes from the coding sequence ATGCCATTGCAATTCGGGAGAGTATCCAGGGCAGCAATGCACCGGGCACAACCCGCACAATCTCATTTAGGAACGGAGCACGAGTACTCCATAAACGATAGCATCTTCCGCCCCCTGGCCATATCCGACAGGATCATCGAGAGGATAAATGGCAGGGTGGAGCATGAGGTGGCCTTCGGGGGAATTCGGGTGTCCAAAGAGCTGCAAAAGCATGTCCTGGAGTTGATTCCGGCGTCTCCGGGCAACCTTGGCCGCCTGGAGGAGAATCTCTTTTCGGGACTGCAAGAGCTTTTCCGGGCGACGAAAAATGAGTACCAGTTCCTGGGCCTGGGAATGCATCCCCTGCTAACCCTGGATCAGACGACCTACTGGGATCACGATGAGCAGGACTATTACCAGGCATACGACCGGCTCTTTGGCATCAAGCAGCATGGCTGGCTGAACATCCAGGCGCTGCAGATCAATATTCCTTATAGGGATGAGCAGGAGCTGGTGGGGATGTTCAACAAGATTCGCTCGCTCATGCCCTATCTGGTGGCGGTGACTGCCTCCTCTCCCTTTGTCGAGGGACAAGTCAATTCCTATATGGACAGCCGGCTGGTGTACTACCGAAGAAATCAGTCCCAGATCCCCCAGATCTGCCGGAATGTGATTCCCGAGAGGCTGGAGGGTATCAGAGATTATGTCGAGATCAACCGCAATATCTATCGGGAATTGAAAAAGCAGCATGCTCAGATACTTTGCCACGAGTGGGTGAACTCCAGAGGGGAGATCGTGCGCTTCACCAGGAGGTGCCTGGAGATCAAGGCCATAGATGAGCAGGAGTGTCTGCATTCGGATATGGCGATCTGTGCTTTCATCATGGCCCTCCTCCGCACTGACTTGGAGCTGGAGGATAGTGAAAGCCATCTATTAGCTATGCTGGAGGATGGCATGCGTCGCGGGGTCGCCGCTATGAGGCCGGAGCTGGAGAGGCTATATGCCCTGGCGGTGAGGAATGCCACACGGGAGGAGCAGAGGTATCTTCCCCTGATCGAAAAGAGAATCGAGCAGGGCAGCCTGGCTGAGATCATGGTACAGAGGCAAAAGGAGGAGAAGGAGATCCTGCCCATGCTCTCTCAGCTGGCCTGGTGCTTGAAGGAGAATATCCCTTATTCTGCTGAGCCGGGACGTTGCGGATGA
- a CDS encoding RimK-like ATPgrasp N-terminal domain-containing protein → MNQRRDQIPKKDIMYTLVEDDSQYIVNESYFYKTEPYYAIVKSENEGIITTPSSRDVLDAYIVPICLEKAKLAGISVCDWTVSYQFVPLPAIIYGLNYFSTPSEYFLVNDHDEAKKVVKHITNHGRYPFCYQKIADTSAVTRCVSIFGRSLNCCEEVAEIAEKIYQVFKLPLVEIVMVKDNSGTYNLSSLAPVKYSQLSKEEKEMLQDLLDKRVKRFE, encoded by the coding sequence ATGAACCAACGACGGGATCAGATTCCTAAGAAGGATATAATGTACACCTTAGTGGAAGATGACTCTCAGTACATCGTCAATGAGAGCTACTTCTACAAGACTGAGCCGTACTATGCCATTGTCAAGAGTGAGAATGAGGGGATCATAACCACTCCCAGCAGCAGGGATGTTTTAGACGCCTATATCGTTCCTATATGCCTGGAGAAGGCCAAGCTGGCGGGCATCTCCGTCTGCGACTGGACTGTATCCTACCAGTTCGTGCCCCTTCCGGCCATCATCTATGGCCTGAACTACTTCTCCACTCCCAGTGAGTACTTCCTGGTGAATGATCATGACGAGGCAAAGAAGGTGGTAAAGCACATCACCAACCACGGAAGGTATCCTTTCTGCTACCAGAAGATCGCTGATACCTCTGCCGTTACCAGATGCGTCTCCATTTTCGGCCGAAGCCTGAACTGCTGTGAAGAGGTAGCAGAGATTGCGGAGAAGATCTACCAGGTCTTCAAGCTGCCATTGGTGGAGATCGTAATGGTGAAGGACAACTCTGGCACCTATAATCTCTCTTCCCTGGCGCCGGTGAAATACTCTCAATTATCCAAAGAGGAAAAAGAAATGCTCCAGGACCTTCTGGACAAGAGGGTGAAACGCTTTGAGTAA
- a CDS encoding pyridoxal phosphate-dependent aminotransferase: MIARRAEEIAPFIVMEVLERARELERQGVDVIHLEVGEPDFDVPLAVKEATRKALDLGLTHYTHSLGDLELREAICRHYEKTYGVFIKPEQVVVTSGTSPAMMLVFSSLLERGQEVVLSDPGYSCYPNFISFLGGVPVRVPVYEKDGFQPRAEAIRERIRDQTRAILINSPSNPTGNLLSEENMKAIAGLGPYIISDEIYHGLVYEGKEHSILEFTDHAFVLNGYSKLYAMTGLRLGYLIAPERFVRPIQKMQQNFFICASSLAQRAGIAALEETGPDVAEMKRIYNQRRKFMVRRLREMGFGITVEPTGAFYVFANARHLSGDSYALAFDILEKAHVGVTPGIDFGPNGEGYLRFSYANSREKIADGLDRIERYLKG; encoded by the coding sequence TTGATCGCCAGGAGAGCAGAGGAGATAGCGCCTTTCATTGTGATGGAGGTTTTAGAGAGGGCAAGGGAGCTGGAGAGGCAGGGAGTGGATGTCATCCATCTAGAGGTGGGAGAGCCGGATTTCGATGTACCTTTAGCGGTCAAGGAGGCGACGAGAAAGGCTCTGGACCTGGGATTAACCCACTACACCCACAGCCTGGGGGATCTGGAACTCAGGGAGGCCATTTGCCGGCATTATGAAAAGACCTATGGCGTTTTTATAAAGCCCGAGCAGGTGGTGGTGACCTCAGGCACCTCGCCGGCGATGATGCTGGTCTTTTCCTCTCTCCTGGAGAGGGGCCAGGAGGTGGTACTCTCCGATCCAGGCTACTCCTGTTATCCCAATTTCATAAGCTTTCTGGGGGGAGTGCCGGTAAGGGTTCCGGTCTATGAAAAGGACGGCTTCCAGCCGAGGGCGGAGGCGATCCGAGAGCGGATCAGGGACCAGACCCGGGCCATTCTGATCAACTCCCCCTCCAATCCCACTGGAAACCTCCTCTCTGAGGAGAACATGAAGGCCATCGCCGGGCTCGGCCCATACATCATCTCCGATGAGATCTATCACGGACTGGTCTATGAGGGAAAGGAGCATTCCATCCTGGAGTTCACAGATCATGCCTTTGTGCTGAACGGCTACTCCAAGCTCTATGCCATGACCGGGCTGAGGCTGGGTTATCTGATCGCTCCGGAGAGGTTCGTTCGGCCCATTCAGAAGATGCAGCAGAACTTCTTCATCTGCGCCAGCTCCCTTGCCCAGAGGGCGGGGATTGCTGCTTTAGAGGAGACCGGCCCGGATGTGGCGGAGATGAAGAGGATTTACAATCAGCGGAGGAAGTTCATGGTCCGGCGATTGAGAGAGATGGGCTTTGGAATTACCGTTGAGCCGACGGGAGCTTTTTATGTCTTCGCCAATGCTCGGCATTTATCTGGAGATTCTTATGCTCTGGCCTTCGATATTCTGGAAAAAGCCCATGTGGGAGTCACTCCGGGTATTGACTTTGGGCCCAATGGAGAAGGTTACTTGCGGTTTTCTTATGCCAACTCTCGAGAGAAGATAGCTGATGGGCTGGATAGGATTGAGAGGTATTTGAAGGGATGA
- a CDS encoding thioredoxin domain-containing protein, whose product MTEDPSSGIDPSRSSCQQNRLCKEKSPYLLQHACNPVDWYPWGEEAFEAARREDKPIFLSVGYSTCHWCHVMAHESFEDPNVARLLNQSFICIKVDREERPDIDQIYMAAAIAVSGRGGWPLTVMMTPDKKPFFAATYIPKKGHMGLTGLMELIAQVKEMWDNDRESLMSSANIIVDHLKGRQSGRGAGVQKEAHKDSLSGSPFDSSLLSRGYSALSSIYDPENGGFGTAPKFPTPHHILFLLRCWKRTKNILPLEMAKTTLQGMRMGGIYDHVGFGFHRYSTDPEWFVPHFEKMLYDQALLAMAYAEAYQATGEEEYAQTVREILEYILRDMTSPEGGFYSAEDADSEGEEGKFYTWTAVELKESLGEEDFRLLIRLFDVYESGNYEGERNILRQRSSFSDAASVLKIPEEELYHRSSDMISRLYLAREKRVHPLKDDKILTDWNGLMIAALARAAGALQDPDLATAASRAADFLLEVMRTPEGRLMHRYRQGADIQANLDDYAFLIWGLIELYEATFDVKYLKAAVHLNEIMDKHFWDGEAGGFFFTADDGEELLVRKKEYYDGALPSGNSIALLNLLRLLHLTGDTSLEEKAALLARSALPAVSAQPLGYTMLLCALDYALGPTYEVALVGSLEDGGLKEMLAAIRIRFLPNKAVVLASGSEIVMLAPFTRDLVPVKGKAAAYVCSDHVCQLPATNAAELMALLEKN is encoded by the coding sequence ATGACAGAAGATCCCAGCTCCGGCATAGATCCGTCAAGATCCAGCTGCCAGCAAAACCGCCTTTGTAAAGAGAAGAGCCCCTATCTATTGCAGCATGCCTGCAATCCAGTGGACTGGTACCCCTGGGGAGAGGAGGCATTCGAGGCAGCCAGAAGGGAGGATAAACCGATCTTTCTCTCTGTGGGCTACTCCACCTGCCACTGGTGTCATGTCATGGCCCACGAGTCCTTTGAGGATCCCAATGTGGCCCGCCTCCTGAATCAGTCCTTCATCTGCATCAAGGTCGATCGGGAGGAGAGGCCGGACATAGACCAGATCTACATGGCCGCGGCCATAGCTGTCAGCGGCAGAGGGGGATGGCCATTGACCGTTATGATGACTCCTGATAAAAAACCCTTCTTCGCTGCCACTTACATACCAAAAAAAGGGCATATGGGCCTGACGGGATTGATGGAGCTGATCGCTCAGGTCAAGGAGATGTGGGATAACGATCGAGAGAGCCTCATGAGCTCGGCGAACATCATCGTGGATCATCTGAAGGGACGGCAGAGCGGCAGGGGAGCAGGCGTGCAGAAGGAGGCTCATAAGGACTCCCTCTCGGGGTCGCCATTCGATTCTTCTCTTCTTTCCCGGGGCTATAGCGCCCTCTCTTCGATCTACGATCCTGAGAATGGTGGCTTTGGCACCGCCCCCAAGTTTCCCACCCCCCATCACATATTGTTCCTTCTGCGCTGCTGGAAGAGAACCAAAAACATCCTGCCCCTGGAGATGGCCAAGACCACCCTTCAGGGCATGAGGATGGGAGGGATCTACGATCATGTGGGATTCGGATTTCACAGATACTCCACCGATCCGGAGTGGTTCGTACCCCACTTCGAGAAGATGCTCTATGACCAGGCGCTCCTGGCCATGGCCTATGCTGAGGCCTATCAGGCCACGGGTGAGGAGGAGTACGCTCAGACGGTGCGCGAGATCCTGGAGTACATCCTGAGGGATATGACCTCTCCCGAGGGAGGCTTCTACTCGGCTGAGGACGCTGATAGCGAGGGAGAGGAGGGCAAATTCTACACCTGGACCGCAGTTGAGCTAAAGGAGTCCCTGGGCGAAGAGGATTTCCGGCTATTGATCCGGCTATTCGATGTCTATGAGAGCGGGAACTATGAGGGGGAAAGAAACATCCTCAGGCAACGATCAAGCTTTAGCGATGCTGCTAGTGTCCTGAAGATCCCGGAGGAGGAGCTGTACCACCGCTCCAGCGATATGATATCCCGACTCTATTTGGCCAGAGAGAAGAGGGTCCATCCCCTCAAGGACGACAAGATCCTCACCGACTGGAATGGACTGATGATCGCTGCCCTGGCACGGGCGGCAGGAGCCCTGCAGGACCCCGATCTCGCTACGGCAGCCAGCAGGGCGGCGGACTTTCTCTTAGAGGTGATGCGGACCCCTGAGGGGCGTCTGATGCATCGCTACCGGCAGGGAGCAGATATTCAGGCCAACCTGGATGACTATGCCTTCCTCATCTGGGGATTGATCGAGCTGTATGAGGCGACATTCGATGTCAAGTATCTGAAGGCGGCAGTCCATCTGAATGAGATCATGGATAAGCACTTCTGGGATGGGGAGGCAGGGGGCTTTTTCTTCACTGCGGATGATGGCGAGGAGCTGCTGGTCAGAAAGAAGGAGTACTACGATGGCGCTCTGCCTTCTGGAAACTCCATTGCCCTCCTAAACCTCCTCAGGCTGCTGCATTTGACGGGAGATACAAGCTTAGAGGAGAAGGCCGCCCTCCTCGCTCGCTCTGCCCTTCCTGCAGTCTCCGCCCAGCCCCTGGGGTATACAATGCTTCTCTGTGCCCTGGACTATGCTCTGGGACCTACGTATGAGGTAGCCCTGGTCGGCAGCCTGGAGGACGGGGGACTGAAAGAGATGCTGGCCGCGATAAGAATTAGATTCCTGCCCAATAAAGCGGTGGTTTTAGCATCAGGAAGCGAGATCGTCATGCTCGCTCCCTTTACCAGAGATCTGGTCCCGGTCAAGGGAAAGGCCGCGGCTTATGTCTGCTCGGATCACGTCTGCCAGCTTCCAGCAACCAATGCGGCAGAGCTGATGGCTCTATTAGAGAAAAATTAG
- a CDS encoding DNA polymerase: MIDRLEPQSITMVQSLPEWESILGEIEMAEFFGLNLTATGPDPLCHEIQRISLALPNAPSSSTVYTVDIADRPELKESIIGDLAGLLENGRIKKTLHDSKFVLSFIRARAGRKLNFCSIFDVMLASQICWSGYYYLTPSGNPKNPWTKRLVDHSLASLAERHLGIILDEEGCPAQGAAALLPLHDILADLLAKNDLQRVADLEFRAAIALVEMEISGIGLDSSGARDLIDQEEDEIIDQIWRMQDEAERKGFVTVSFDGKRLCCYLNPDRQEDVMAFLAKRGYRPANTKAEVLKSLAAAGCSFAEALMRYRHLSYNLLFLNKWLEKVHPLDGRVHPQYFQIPSSTGRISSRHPNAQQIPRRGDDAPAIRRLFRPAAGKRYVKADLSNIELRIMARISGDEAMQEAFIKGIDLHRLTASRISGTPFEEVTDSQRQAAKAMNFLLIYGGSAKSLQWRILSDYGEFICLDETEERLERFFCSYPGVREWQKMQLSQMSYTMQHHFHNCVRGFFSLPLTATRTILGRRRIWPRFGAGITASKFQMYNTPCQGTGADLIKLVMAEVYEKLSDEEARIIGSIHDEIILEVPEDRAEEYAARLKEIMERIGSEMLYPVPVKAEAKVMRNLAE, translated from the coding sequence ATGATCGATCGCCTTGAGCCCCAATCCATCACAATGGTTCAGTCGCTGCCTGAATGGGAATCCATATTAGGAGAGATAGAAATGGCTGAATTCTTTGGCCTTAATTTGACCGCCACCGGCCCCGATCCTCTCTGCCATGAGATCCAGCGCATTTCTCTCGCCCTTCCCAATGCTCCCAGCAGCAGCACAGTCTATACCGTCGATATAGCTGACCGCCCTGAGCTGAAAGAGAGCATTATCGGTGACCTGGCTGGGCTCTTGGAGAACGGGAGGATCAAGAAGACTCTGCACGACTCGAAGTTCGTTCTCTCATTCATCAGGGCAAGAGCCGGTCGAAAGCTGAACTTCTGCAGCATCTTCGACGTCATGCTCGCCTCTCAGATCTGCTGGTCTGGGTACTACTATCTGACTCCATCCGGCAATCCCAAAAATCCCTGGACGAAGAGGCTTGTCGATCACAGCCTGGCCTCCCTGGCGGAAAGGCATCTGGGAATCATTCTGGATGAAGAGGGGTGCCCTGCCCAAGGAGCGGCCGCCCTTTTGCCGCTTCATGATATCCTGGCAGATTTATTGGCCAAAAACGATTTGCAGAGGGTGGCCGACCTGGAGTTTCGCGCAGCTATTGCCCTGGTGGAGATGGAGATCTCTGGGATTGGCCTGGACTCCTCTGGAGCAAGAGATCTCATCGACCAGGAGGAGGATGAGATCATCGATCAGATCTGGAGGATGCAGGATGAGGCAGAGAGGAAGGGATTTGTCACAGTCTCATTTGACGGCAAAAGGCTCTGCTGCTATCTGAATCCCGACCGGCAAGAGGATGTTATGGCCTTTCTGGCGAAGAGGGGCTACAGGCCTGCCAACACCAAAGCGGAGGTCCTGAAGAGCCTTGCTGCCGCAGGCTGCTCTTTCGCTGAGGCTCTTATGCGCTACAGGCATCTCTCCTATAATCTGCTGTTTCTGAACAAATGGCTGGAGAAGGTTCATCCTCTGGACGGCAGGGTTCATCCTCAGTACTTCCAGATTCCCTCCTCTACGGGGAGAATCAGCTCCCGCCATCCCAACGCCCAGCAGATCCCTCGCAGGGGAGATGATGCCCCGGCAATTAGGAGGCTATTTCGTCCGGCTGCAGGCAAAAGGTATGTCAAGGCCGACCTCTCCAATATCGAGCTGCGCATAATGGCCCGTATCTCCGGGGATGAGGCCATGCAGGAGGCCTTTATAAAGGGAATCGATCTGCACCGCCTGACTGCTTCCCGGATCAGCGGAACGCCCTTCGAAGAGGTGACTGATTCGCAGAGGCAGGCGGCCAAGGCTATGAACTTCCTTCTCATCTATGGAGGATCGGCGAAGAGCTTACAGTGGCGCATCCTCTCCGATTATGGCGAATTCATCTGCCTGGATGAGACGGAAGAGCGCCTGGAGAGGTTCTTCTGCAGCTATCCGGGAGTGAGAGAGTGGCAGAAGATGCAGCTATCCCAGATGAGTTACACTATGCAGCACCACTTCCATAACTGCGTGCGTGGATTCTTCTCCCTGCCACTGACAGCCACCAGAACGATCCTCGGGCGGAGGCGGATCTGGCCGCGCTTTGGGGCAGGGATCACCGCCAGCAAGTTCCAGATGTACAATACCCCCTGCCAGGGGACGGGAGCGGATCTGATCAAGCTGGTGATGGCCGAGGTCTATGAGAAGCTGTCGGACGAGGAGGCGAGGATAATAGGCTCTATCCATGATGAGATCATCCTGGAGGTTCCGGAGGATCGAGCAGAGGAGTATGCAGCAAGGCTCAAGGAGATCATGGAGAGGATAGGATCCGAGATGCTATATCCAGTGCCTGTGAAGGCTGAGGCGAAGGTGATGAGAAATTTGGCGGAATGA
- a CDS encoding type II toxin-antitoxin system MqsA family antitoxin, translating to MERQYDEKNELIPDICNCGRGRLHRGKTEYLTRVDDGVLVIKNVPALICDICDEAYLTPESSREIDKIVKDFREGRLLAKPIAAGEVELKMKEVA from the coding sequence ATGGAAAGACAATATGACGAGAAGAATGAATTGATTCCTGATATCTGCAACTGCGGTCGAGGAAGATTGCATCGGGGCAAGACAGAGTATCTCACCAGGGTTGATGATGGAGTATTAGTGATCAAGAATGTACCCGCCCTTATATGCGATATCTGTGATGAGGCTTATCTGACACCAGAATCTTCCAGAGAGATCGACAAGATTGTCAAGGATTTTCGTGAAGGAAGACTCCTGGCAAAGCCCATTGCAGCGGGTGAGGTCGAACTCAAAATGAAAGAGGTTGCCTGA
- a CDS encoding type II toxin-antitoxin system HicB family antitoxin translates to MFAEYIQASLERAVYKTLEGEDEPIFVSVPELPGAWATGKTVEEARKRLIGVIEEWILLGVRLGHPIPPIGGHTISTPQESVTVAE, encoded by the coding sequence ATGTTCGCAGAATACATTCAGGCATCCTTGGAGCGAGCAGTCTATAAAACGCTTGAAGGAGAAGACGAGCCGATCTTTGTATCGGTCCCTGAGCTTCCCGGCGCATGGGCAACGGGCAAGACGGTAGAAGAGGCCAGAAAAAGGCTTATTGGAGTTATCGAAGAGTGGATACTTCTAGGTGTCCGGCTGGGGCATCCAATCCCTCCTATCGGTGGCCATACCATCAGCACCCCGCAGGAGTCGGTGACTGTTGCCGAGTAG
- a CDS encoding DUF4258 domain-containing protein encodes MLIDKIKEQILLNNYIITFHAHRRMDERGISTEDLVNLILDGSIIEDYPDSRPCPSALIAGRAGWRYCHAVVALCENHLRIITVYWPEDGEWKDNMTRRMN; translated from the coding sequence ATGCTGATAGACAAGATCAAGGAGCAAATCTTGCTGAATAATTATATAATAACATTTCATGCCCACAGGAGAATGGATGAGAGGGGCATTTCTACTGAGGATTTAGTTAATTTGATATTGGATGGAAGTATAATAGAGGACTATCCAGACAGCAGGCCGTGCCCCTCTGCTCTCATAGCTGGCAGAGCTGGCTGGCGATATTGTCATGCCGTGGTAGCTCTCTGCGAAAACCATCTGCGAATAATCACAGTCTATTGGCCGGAGGATGGAGAATGGAAAGACAATATGACGAGAAGAATGAATTGA
- a CDS encoding type II toxin-antitoxin system HicB family antitoxin — translation MCVPIIYSIAVVPELPGCSAFGETEERALQEVKIAMKLWLETAKKIGRSIPVPQKRSLIASLA, via the coding sequence ATGTGCGTTCCCATCATCTACTCCATCGCCGTTGTACCTGAGCTTCCTGGCTGCTCGGCCTTTGGCGAGACAGAGGAAAGGGCTTTGCAGGAAGTCAAGATCGCCATGAAACTATGGCTGGAGACTGCAAAAAAGATAGGCAGATCGATTCCCGTTCCTCAGAAGCGAAGCCTGATTGCCAGTCTTGCATAG
- a CDS encoding ATP-grasp domain-containing protein, whose protein sequence is MSKLGIFVNRKTLSSSSQLMALVKCRDVAESMGHTVEFIFPVDMKKIPRLDALFIRADTDPMNTTYVAARMAEMYGVPVIDDPTSIRICADKINMYMHLQKEGVSMPKTRFLKKRELDDQQARQLFDELGSPLVLKEPSTSFSVRVEKVSDVEELLKVAKRFFKLSDWIVVQEYIESRFDWRVGVINGQLLYACRYIIPSETFKIQASVNGHIVYCDVESVPADQVPPEVIDLGKQAAGAIGKGLYGVDIKESNGKLFVIEVNDNPSLEGGEDEHYPEMFGQIISHLVSAQALDDARDLSMGTISSAGLMGRYQQEAEFTYAQVGQWGESDIYSSDIDSKEG, encoded by the coding sequence TTGAGTAAACTTGGAATCTTCGTCAATAGAAAGACATTGAGCAGCTCCTCTCAGCTCATGGCCCTGGTGAAGTGCCGGGATGTGGCAGAGAGCATGGGCCATACCGTCGAGTTCATCTTTCCCGTGGATATGAAAAAGATTCCCCGACTGGATGCGCTCTTCATCCGTGCCGACACAGATCCCATGAACACCACCTACGTGGCCGCCAGGATGGCGGAGATGTACGGCGTGCCGGTGATAGACGACCCCACATCCATCAGGATCTGCGCCGACAAGATAAACATGTACATGCACCTGCAGAAAGAAGGCGTCTCCATGCCTAAGACCAGGTTTCTGAAGAAGAGGGAATTAGATGACCAGCAGGCAAGGCAGCTTTTCGATGAGCTGGGCAGCCCTCTGGTTCTCAAAGAGCCGTCAACATCCTTCTCGGTGCGGGTGGAGAAGGTCTCGGATGTGGAGGAGCTCTTGAAGGTGGCCAAGAGGTTCTTCAAGCTATCCGACTGGATTGTGGTTCAGGAGTACATCGAGAGCCGGTTCGACTGGCGGGTGGGGGTGATCAATGGCCAGTTGCTTTACGCCTGCCGGTATATCATACCCTCGGAGACCTTCAAGATCCAGGCCTCTGTCAACGGCCATATCGTCTATTGCGATGTGGAGAGCGTGCCCGCTGATCAGGTGCCGCCAGAGGTAATAGATCTGGGAAAGCAAGCGGCAGGGGCTATCGGTAAAGGATTGTATGGAGTGGACATAAAAGAGAGCAACGGAAAGCTCTTCGTCATCGAGGTGAACGACAATCCCTCTCTGGAAGGGGGAGAGGATGAACATTACCCGGAGATGTTCGGACAGATCATCTCTCATCTCGTATCCGCCCAGGCTCTGGACGATGCCCGAGACCTTTCCATGGGGACGATCTCTTCTGCCGGTCTGATGGGCAGATATCAGCAGGAAGCTGAATTTACCTATGCACAGGTCGGCCAATGGGGCGAGAGCGACATCTACTCCAGCGACATCGACTCTAAAGAGGGGTAG
- a CDS encoding YkgJ family cysteine cluster protein, producing the protein MDEDLCQTLSRACDDCHLAGGCCFEARPPLSQKRIDILMENGVSADAIEFVGYKRLRLRQDGFCVLFRDGKCSIHDIKPETCVAGPFTFDIEDDMLQIFLKRESICPMVRFLRANRKAYDALFETSVEKIMDLIRSVPEEEMAQILQIDEPQTDLVAEIRLED; encoded by the coding sequence ATGGATGAGGACCTTTGCCAGACCCTGAGCCGGGCCTGCGACGATTGCCATCTGGCTGGTGGCTGCTGCTTTGAGGCCAGGCCTCCCCTGAGCCAGAAGCGGATTGATATACTTATGGAAAACGGCGTCAGCGCGGATGCGATCGAGTTTGTCGGATATAAGAGGCTCCGCCTCAGGCAGGATGGATTCTGTGTGCTCTTCCGGGATGGGAAGTGCAGCATCCATGATATCAAGCCTGAGACCTGCGTGGCCGGGCCGTTCACCTTTGATATTGAGGATGATATGCTGCAGATATTCCTCAAGAGGGAGAGCATCTGTCCCATGGTTCGATTCCTAAGAGCTAACCGGAAGGCATACGATGCCCTCTTCGAGACCTCTGTGGAGAAGATCATGGATCTGATAAGAAGCGTGCCTGAGGAGGAGATGGCCCAGATTCTACAGATCGATGAGCCCCAGACTGATCTTGTGGCGGAGATCCGGCTGGAGGACTGA
- a CDS encoding acetate uptake transporter, producing MSSLRLIDNTANPAPLGLLGFGMTTVLLNIHNAGYYELNTMILAMGIFYGGMAQIIAGIMEWKKNNTFGTTAFTSYGLFWLTLVGLLLMPSLGLGTATSKVAFAAYFFMWGLFTFVMFIGTLRINRALQVVFLTLTILFFLLAARDYFGSAAIGTLAGYEGIICGLSAIYAALAQVLNEVYKKVVLPLGPV from the coding sequence ATGAGTTCGCTGCGACTAATCGATAACACCGCAAATCCAGCTCCATTAGGCCTGCTGGGCTTTGGTATGACCACTGTTCTGCTGAATATTCACAATGCAGGATACTATGAGCTGAATACAATGATCCTGGCCATGGGAATATTCTATGGCGGCATGGCCCAGATCATCGCCGGAATAATGGAGTGGAAGAAGAACAACACCTTCGGGACCACTGCCTTCACATCCTACGGCCTCTTCTGGCTCACTCTTGTGGGATTGCTCCTCATGCCAAGTCTTGGCCTTGGCACTGCAACCAGCAAGGTTGCCTTTGCGGCCTATTTCTTTATGTGGGGGCTGTTCACCTTTGTGATGTTCATCGGAACCCTGAGGATCAATAGAGCTCTGCAGGTAGTATTCTTAACTCTAACCATTCTATTCTTCCTGCTGGCGGCCAGAGACTACTTCGGAAGCGCCGCCATCGGGACGCTGGCCGGATATGAAGGCATCATCTGCGGACTGTCTGCAATCTATGCAGCACTGGCTCAGGTCTTGAATGAGGTATACAAGAAGGTGGTCTTGCCACTGGGACCAGTATAA